A window from Equus caballus isolate H_3958 breed thoroughbred unplaced genomic scaffold, TB-T2T haplotype2-0000561, whole genome shotgun sequence encodes these proteins:
- the LOC138922154 gene encoding ral guanine nucleotide dissociation stimulator-like isoform X2, protein MFEELCVGFDFSPSLVKEQEQQATSSILCRSEEPTLSVAEARTMLTLKAGAVQKVVGCLQPSFHGRSISVTTFPCVYQAFYPTPQVLDQLLQSALSPIWGPRPQENSQDMWQMLRHSRINLTLAYLQDLLPGSVLKHQATPLLIQVDLFQATELETEAPAPAPALLPGAEAEKGPHLELDGTPVLFLPSLLALEPAAAPSAAPDPERVPSAAPAQVPGPELDSTGPRGLLGFPPQAPVTAADSAPVPEASHPCRVTGKKQPDGKPSLMAFSPRDVAEQLTAIDAEVFKNVEPSECLGSTWGKRNRPGHENVAPTVWATVVQFNRVVKCVMTSCLGDPNVTARGRAKVLERWIEVARECRALRNISSLHAVLSALQSVPIHRLKKTWGKVSRKSCRKFKKLCDEDNSLSWELLIKSSLDEQEDGSWQKQPSKFATLLRTLQRGRKRQQQKGIVPFLGTMLTDLIMLDTAREDYVNGNEINHEKKKKEHKVMMEIVQLQEAAENYNLEPQERFRAWFWDMEQLSEDESYSLSCQLEPRC, encoded by the exons ATGTTTGAAGAGTTATGTGTTGGgttcgacttctctccctccctagtcaaggagcaggagcagcaggccaccagcagcatcctgtgccggtctgag GAACCCACCCTGTCCGTGGCTGAGGCCCGCACGATGCTGACCCTCAAGGCAGGCGCAGTGCAGAAGGTGGTAGGCTGCCTGCAACCGTCTTTCCACGGCAGATCCATCTCCGTCACCACCTTCCCGTGTGTGTACCAGGCCTTCTACCCGACCCCacaggtcctggaccagctgctcCAGAG tgccctctctCCCATCTGGGGCCCCCGGCCTCAGGAGAACTCCCAGGATATGTGGCAGATGCTGCGCCACTCCAGGATCAACCTGACGTTGGCGTATCTCCAGGACCTCTTGCCTGGCTCGGTCCTGAAGCACCAGGCCACCCCTCTTCTCATCCAGGTGGACCTTTTCCAGGCCACTGAGTTGGAGACAGAGG ctcctgccccagctccagcacttctGCCAGgtgcagaggcagaaaaggggcCACATCTGGAGCTGGACGGAACTCCAGTTCTATTTCTGCCATCACTTCTAGCGCTGGAACCGGCAGCAGCGCCCTCAGCTGCTCCAGACCCCGAGCGAGTGccatcagcagccccagcccaagtGCCAGGTCCTGAACTGGACTCAACGGGACCAAGGGGTCTGCTGGGATTTCCACCTCAGGCTCCAGTAACAGCCGCAGACTCAGCTCCGGTTCCAGAGGCTTCCCACCCCTGTCGAGTGACCGGGAAGAAGCAGCCCGATGGGAAGCCTAGCCTCATGGCCTTCTCCCCAAGGGACGTGGCAGAACAGCTGACAGCCATTGACGCG gaagtGTTCAAGAACGTCGAGCCCTCTGAGTGTCTGGGCTCCACCTGGGGCAAAAGAAACCGGCCCGGACATGAGAACGTGGCACCCACCGTCTGGGCCACAGTGGTGCAGTTCAACAGAGTAGTAAAGTGCGTCATGACGTCCTGCCTTGGGGACCCAAACGTGACGGCCCGGGGCAGGGCCAAGGTTCTGGAGCGGTGGATCGAGGTGGCCAGG gagtgccgagccTTGAGGAACATCTCCTCCCTGCACGCAGTCCTCTCGGCTCTGCAGAGCGTGCCCATACACAGACTGAAGAAGACCTGGGGGAAGGTGTCCAG gaagagctgccgaaaatttaaaaagctctgtGATGAGGACAACTCCCTTAGCTGGGAGCTGCTCATCAAG TCTTCCCTGGATGAACAGGAAGATGGG TCCTGGCAGAAGCAGCCCTCCAAGTTTGCCACCCTGCTGAGGACCCTGCAGAGAGGccggaagaggcagcagcagaag GGCATCGTCCCCTTCCTGGGCACCATGCTAACTGACCTGATCATGTTGGACACTGCCAGGGAGGATTACGTAAAT ggcaatgaGATCAACcacgagaaaaagaaaaag GAGCACAAAGTGATGATGGAGATCGtgcagctccaggaggctgcagagaattACAACCTAGAGCCCCAGGAGCGATTCAGGGCCTGGTTCTGGGACATGGAGCAGCTCAGTGAGGACGAGAG ctacagcctgtcctgccagctggagccccggTGCTAG
- the LOC138922154 gene encoding ral guanine nucleotide dissociation stimulator-like isoform X1: MFTCCVPVFRGSRLRKTQSVRLLCCCGHRIKPHGQFGRRYPKNSTQEIFEELHDGFDFSPSLVKGQEQQAASSILCRSENSTQEMFEELCVGFDFSPSLVKEQEQQATSSILCRSEEPTLSVAEARTMLTLKAGAVQKVVGCLQPSFHGRSISVTTFPCVYQAFYPTPQVLDQLLQSALSPIWGPRPQENSQDMWQMLRHSRINLTLAYLQDLLPGSVLKHQATPLLIQVDLFQATELETEAPAPAPALLPGAEAEKGPHLELDGTPVLFLPSLLALEPAAAPSAAPDPERVPSAAPAQVPGPELDSTGPRGLLGFPPQAPVTAADSAPVPEASHPCRVTGKKQPDGKPSLMAFSPRDVAEQLTAIDAEVFKNVEPSECLGSTWGKRNRPGHENVAPTVWATVVQFNRVVKCVMTSCLGDPNVTARGRAKVLERWIEVARECRALRNISSLHAVLSALQSVPIHRLKKTWGKVSRKSCRKFKKLCDEDNSLSWELLIKSSLDEQEDGSWQKQPSKFATLLRTLQRGRKRQQQKGIVPFLGTMLTDLIMLDTAREDYVNGNEINHEKKKKEHKVMMEIVQLQEAAENYNLEPQERFRAWFWDMEQLSEDESYSLSCQLEPRC, from the exons ATGTTTACTTGTTGTGTACCAGTTTTCAGAGGCTCTAGGCTCAGGAAAACCCAGAGTGTGAGATTGTTGTGTTGTTGTGGACATCGGATCAAGCCTCATGGCCAATTTGGCAGGAGGTACCCAAAG aactccacGCAGGAGATCTTTGAAGAGCTACATGATGGgttcgacttctctccctccctagtcaaggggcaggagcagcaggccgccagcagcatcctgtgccggtctgag aactccacTCAGGAGATGTTTGAAGAGTTATGTGTTGGgttcgacttctctccctccctagtcaaggagcaggagcagcaggccaccagcagcatcctgtgccggtctgag GAACCCACCCTGTCCGTGGCTGAGGCCCGCACGATGCTGACCCTCAAGGCAGGCGCAGTGCAGAAGGTGGTAGGCTGCCTGCAACCGTCTTTCCACGGCAGATCCATCTCCGTCACCACCTTCCCGTGTGTGTACCAGGCCTTCTACCCGACCCCacaggtcctggaccagctgctcCAGAG tgccctctctCCCATCTGGGGCCCCCGGCCTCAGGAGAACTCCCAGGATATGTGGCAGATGCTGCGCCACTCCAGGATCAACCTGACGTTGGCGTATCTCCAGGACCTCTTGCCTGGCTCGGTCCTGAAGCACCAGGCCACCCCTCTTCTCATCCAGGTGGACCTTTTCCAGGCCACTGAGTTGGAGACAGAGG ctcctgccccagctccagcacttctGCCAGgtgcagaggcagaaaaggggcCACATCTGGAGCTGGACGGAACTCCAGTTCTATTTCTGCCATCACTTCTAGCGCTGGAACCGGCAGCAGCGCCCTCAGCTGCTCCAGACCCCGAGCGAGTGccatcagcagccccagcccaagtGCCAGGTCCTGAACTGGACTCAACGGGACCAAGGGGTCTGCTGGGATTTCCACCTCAGGCTCCAGTAACAGCCGCAGACTCAGCTCCGGTTCCAGAGGCTTCCCACCCCTGTCGAGTGACCGGGAAGAAGCAGCCCGATGGGAAGCCTAGCCTCATGGCCTTCTCCCCAAGGGACGTGGCAGAACAGCTGACAGCCATTGACGCG gaagtGTTCAAGAACGTCGAGCCCTCTGAGTGTCTGGGCTCCACCTGGGGCAAAAGAAACCGGCCCGGACATGAGAACGTGGCACCCACCGTCTGGGCCACAGTGGTGCAGTTCAACAGAGTAGTAAAGTGCGTCATGACGTCCTGCCTTGGGGACCCAAACGTGACGGCCCGGGGCAGGGCCAAGGTTCTGGAGCGGTGGATCGAGGTGGCCAGG gagtgccgagccTTGAGGAACATCTCCTCCCTGCACGCAGTCCTCTCGGCTCTGCAGAGCGTGCCCATACACAGACTGAAGAAGACCTGGGGGAAGGTGTCCAG gaagagctgccgaaaatttaaaaagctctgtGATGAGGACAACTCCCTTAGCTGGGAGCTGCTCATCAAG TCTTCCCTGGATGAACAGGAAGATGGG TCCTGGCAGAAGCAGCCCTCCAAGTTTGCCACCCTGCTGAGGACCCTGCAGAGAGGccggaagaggcagcagcagaag GGCATCGTCCCCTTCCTGGGCACCATGCTAACTGACCTGATCATGTTGGACACTGCCAGGGAGGATTACGTAAAT ggcaatgaGATCAACcacgagaaaaagaaaaag GAGCACAAAGTGATGATGGAGATCGtgcagctccaggaggctgcagagaattACAACCTAGAGCCCCAGGAGCGATTCAGGGCCTGGTTCTGGGACATGGAGCAGCTCAGTGAGGACGAGAG ctacagcctgtcctgccagctggagccccggTGCTAG